Within the Candidatus Delongbacteria bacterium genome, the region AGACTGCCGGCTCCGACCCCGAAAGTGAGGAAGCCGTTGGAGGCCACGAACACGTCCGTGTAGGCCTGGTCGTAGAACGGGAAGGAGAAACCCAGCGCGTAGGGGCCGGTGAAGCCGTCGTCCGTGGTCGGGGTGATCTGCGTTCCCGTGGTGGAGATGTCCACCCATTCGAATTCCGGGCCGGCGGCCTCGTTGTTGTCCAGCCACACGTATCCGTAGGGGTCGGGGCCGCCACTCTCGCGTTCGCCGCTTCCCTCCCCGAACTGGGGATTCCGGCTGCGGGCCAAGTCGGCCTGGCGGTCCGCATCTTTCTCTTTCTGGATCAGATCGCGCTCGGCGTCTGCGCTGGTACTGGTTCGACCGGCACTCCAGGCGGGTGCGGCCACCAGGATCAGACCCAACACCAGTGGCCAGAGTCTGCGCCTGGTCTCGGTCAGGAGGGCTGTCGTCATGATCGGCTCCCAAGGCTAAGCGATAGGGTAGGATGAACAAGCGAAGCGACTATTTACCAAGAGCCCGGCGGATTGGCGAGCCTCTCTTTTCCATTCGGAAGGATGGGGGCGCGCTTCGCCGGCGCGGCCGCGCCCCGGGATGAGAACGGGGCCCCGCGGGGCCCCGTTTGAGGATCGGGATGGCCGGGCCGGTTTACTTGAGCAGCACGGCCTTCAGGGTGTGGGACTGCCCACCCGCCGTCAGCGTGCAGAAGTAGACGCCCGAGCCAAAGCGCGTGGCGTCCCAGGTCACCTGGTGGCGACCCGCGCCGCGCACGCCCAGGTCCAGCTCCTCCACCAGCGCGCCGCGCAGGTCGTGCACGCTCAAGGTGGCCGCCGCCAGCGCAGGCTGCGTCCAGTGGATGGTGGTGCTGGGGTTGAAGGGATTGGGATAGTTGGGCTCCACCGCGAAGGTGAGTTCCCGGCCCTCGCCCAGGCCGGACTCCATGTCGATGATCATCACGCCGTAGGAGTGGGTCTCGTCCTGACCGGCGAAGTCGGCCACGACGTAGTAGTCGCCCGCCGGCACGTTGGGCAGGGTCAGGATCTCGCCCTGGGGTCCGGCGCCGTTGTTGTCCGCGGCCGCGCCGCAGCTGGATTCGGGCTGCGCGCAGTTGCCCAGCAGCAGCAGCACTTCGTCCGCGTCCCCGTCGCCGTGCATGGAGATCTGCAGGTCCGTGGTCTGGCTGAGCACCAGCCGGATCACCTCGTCGCGACCCGGGCTGTCGATGGCGCCCGGGCAGCCCGTCCCGTCGTGATGCGTGTTCAGGGGGGCCGGGCGCGCGGCCTGGTAGATGTCGTGGAAATTGCCCACGTCGACGTAGTTGTCGCAGGGATCCTCGGGTCCGCCCGCCAGGCCCAAGGTCAGCGAGTAGTTCTGCGGGACCGGCACGCCGTCGAAGGAGTTGTTGCCGATCACCACGAAGTACTGGCCCGCCGGCAGGTTCTCATAGGTCAGCTCCTCCGGCGCGCAGGCCAGGTTGTCGTCCACGTTGGCCAGCACGGAGCCGGCGGGATCCAGGTCGGTGAGGAAGAGGGCCGCGTCGAGGGCGTCCACGGCGCAGCTCAGGTGGATCGTCCGGGGCTCCGTCAGCGTGAAGCGGAACCAGTCCATGTCGCGCTGGCCGGCGTTGGCCCAGGTGGTGCCGCAGACCGTCTCGCCCAGCGCGATCTCGCCGTAGCTGGAGTTGGGCGGCGTGGCGTTCCAGCCCTCGTTGGGCTCCACCTCGGGCGTGCCGACGCACTCCACAGGCACGTGGCCCGAGCAGGGGTCGCCCAGGCAGGTCAGGCTCAACTCGTAGCTCTGGGGCGTCGTGATGTCGGGATCGCCGTCGTGCTCCACCACCAGGTAGTAGGCCCCGCCCGGCAGGTCGTGGAAGGTGATGGTCTCGTTGAAGCAGCGCGGGAAGGTGTTGGCGCTGGCCAGCACCTGGCCGCCCTGGGCGAACTCGCGCAGGCTGAGCCGGCCGTCGAACTCGGAGACCCGCAGCTGGGCGATGATGTCCCCGCCGAAGTGCGTGTAGAGGTACCAGTCGGTGTCCGTGTTCGTGCCGTCGGCCAGCACCGTGCCGCAGCGCGTGTCGAAGCAGCGGATCACGTCGAAGCTGGCGTTGCCGTCGTTCCAGCCCTCGTTGGGCTCGGTCTCCGGCGTGCCCGTGCACTCCACGGGTCCGCAGCTGGGGGAGGGCGTGTAGATCAGCGCCACGTTGTCGGCCATCAGCGCGCCTTCGCCCTGGTAGTAGTACTGCAGGCCGATGGTCCCGGTGGAATTCTCGATGCCCGCGCCGGCCCAGGCCAGGTCGTTCTCATTCATGTCCAGGTAGTTGACCTGGATGATGCCGCCGGCGTTCAGGATCAGCTGGAACGTGTAGCTCCCGCCGCCCCCGCCGTAGGGCGGCACGGCCTGGAACTGCACGATGAAGCGCTCGGGCTCGGAGCGCGTGTAGACCGTGCCCCCCGCGCCCGGATTGAGGTCGTCCCAGAACATGGCGATCAGGTTGTCCGGGCTCCAACCGTCGGAGGGGGTGGGGAAGGGCTGGGGGCTCAGGCTGGTGAAGCCCGCGCCGAAGGTCACGTAGCCGTTGGACCCCACGTAGAGCTCGCTCCAGCTCTGGTCGTAGAAGGGGAAGTCGAAGCCGATGGCGATGGGTCCGGTGTTGGAGTCGTCCGTCAGGCCCAGGGGCGTGCCCGTGCCGGAGATGTCCACCCACTCGAACTCGGGGCCGCTGGGATTCTCGGAATTGATCCACATGTAGCCGAAGGCGTCCGGACCGCCGAAGGAGGGCGGGCTGCCCCAGTAGCCCGTGTCCGCGTTGCTGGCCGCGGACTCGCCGGCCGTGAACTCCGCCGTGACCGTGTAGGTGTAGGTCACGTCCATCTCGCTGCCCAGGCCCGCGTTGTCCTCGAAGACGGACTCCGTGGTCTCGGCGATGGGCTCGCCGTCGCGGTAGACGTGATACACGATGAACTCGCGCTCGGCGGGCCGGGTCAGCGCCTGCCAGGTGGCCAGCGCCTGTTCCTTGGACTGGCCCTGTTCGCGCATCAGGCGCTGGACGGCCTCGGCCTCGCTGCGCGGCCAGTCCGCGCCGAAGGTGGCGCTCAGCAGGCCCGGGTTGACGGGGTGGAACCAGCTCAGCGTGGTGCGCGAGAGCAGGCCGTCGCTGGCGCTCAGGCCGAAGGGCGGCCACTGGTAGCTCACCACGGAGAAGCCCCAGTTGAGCGTGAAGCGCGTGTTGGCCGCCTCGGTGGCGTCCACGGCCCGCAGCCGGTAGGTGACCTGCGTACCCGCCGGCTGGTGGGGAATGCTGGCCGTCCAGCTGTCGCCGGCGCCCTGGGTCATGGCCACGCTCTGCTCGGCCCCGCCGTTGAGCGCGTAGAGCACGTGGGCCTGCGCCACGCCGGTCTCGTCGGTGATCTGCGCCGTGATCGGGTAGCCGCCGGGCAGTTCGGTCTCCGTGTCCTGGAGCGGCGCGTCGTGGGTGATCCAGGGGGCGCGGAAGTCGCCCTCCTGGGGCACGTAGGAGATGAGCAGCTCATTGCCCAGGAAGCCGCCCTCGCCGTCGTAGTTCACCAGCAGGCCGATGCTGCCGTCGGCGTTCTCGATGCCCGCCGTGGCGCCGTGAAGGTCGGTGGGATCCAGCTCCAGGTACTGCACGTCGATGGCGCCGTCGGAGTGGAGGATGATCTGGAAGCTGTTGTTCGCCGTCTGTCCCAGGCGCTGCACGTTGTGCCACTCGACGATGAAGCGCCCGTTGGCCGGGTCGTCCCAGGTGTAGAGGGCGCCGCTTTCGCCGCCGGGCACGAAGAGGTCGTTCCAGAGCGCGTAGATGGCGTCGTTGGGCGTCTCGCTGGAGGGCAGTGCGCCGTTCCAGTAGGGCGTGGCCGGTCCCGTGAAGGCCAGGTAGCCGTTGGTGCTGACCTGCACGGACGTGTAGTTGAAGTCGTAGTAGGGGAAGGCCCAGGGCAGCTCGATGCTGACGGCGCCGTCATCCCCGCTCAAGGCCAGTTGCTGGCCCGTGTCGGCGATCTCCACCCAGCCGTACTCCGGACCCTGGGGATCCAGGCTGGAGATCCACGTGTAGCCCAGCTCGTCCGGTCCGCCCTGGGTGGGCCGGTCCGGCGTGGGGGCGACCTGGATCTCGAAGGCGCCCGAGCCGGTCCAGGTGTGGCTGACCATCAGGTGGTAGGTGCCGGCCTCGAGGAAGACCTCGCGCAGCCGCGCGGCGCCCGCGGGCACCTGGCAGTTGGACCAGCCGGCCTGGGCCAGCAGCTCGCCGCCCTCGCAGGGGTTGGTGCTGAACAGGTAGAGGGCCACGTCGGTGGCCGTGCCGGCCTGGCAGGCGTCGAAGTCCCAGAAGCCCGCGGCGGGCAGCGTGACGTCCACGCCCTTATCCGGGCCCGGGCCCGAGTAGACGTTCACGCCGTCACTGGTGGTGCCCGTCAGCAGGCCGGGGGCCGTGAAGGTCGCCACTTGGTCGTTGTAGCCCTCGCAGGGCGTGTAGACGTTGAGCTCGAAGGGGCCCTCCGTGCCGCCGCTGCTAACCAGCAGGTGGTAGCTGCCGGCGGCCAGGGTAAGGTTGCTCAGGCTGGCTGCGGTGGGGTTGCCCAGCGTGCACGAGCCCCAGGTGGAGGAGGCCACGAGCGTGCCGCCCGCGCAGGGATTGGCCGTGTAGAGATAGAGGCGGACATCGGAGACGGTGTTCTCCGAGCAGGGGTCGAAGGTGAAGATCCCGCCCTGGCCCGCGTCGATGTCGAAGCCCACCTCGCGCAGGCCGTCGTTGTTCAGCACGTCCCAGCCCGCGCTGGTGTCGCCGCTCAGAACGCCGGGCAGCTCGGCCTGGACGGTGTCGTCCTGGTAGCCGATGCAGGGATCCGGCGGGCACTCGGCGAAGCTCATGTCCAGCTCATAGTCCCCGGTGGACGCGACGCTGTAGCCGTCGACGACCACGTAGTACTGGCCGGGCTCCAGGCAGCAGGCCAGGTAGGAGCGCCAGCTGCCGAAGTCGCAGACGGGGATGTCGTCGTCCGCGGCCACGGGCACCAGGTCGCTGTCCAGGATCGCCAGCGCCGTGTCGTAGGTGGTGCCCGGCCGGCAGCTGTTAAGGGTCACCTGGGTGGCTTCCTCCAGCTCGAGCAGGTACCAGGCGTCCGGGGCCGAGAAGCTCGTGGTCGGGAAGTAGCCGAAGTCGCACTGGACAGGCGGCGCGGGCAGCGGGTTGAGCAGCACGTCCGTCTTGTCCACGGTGGTGCCCGTGTCGGTCCAGGTGGTGCCCCAGCTGACGTCGGGGACGGGCGTGGCGTCGTCCGGACCGTCGCCGCCGTCGCGCTCGGCGTGCTGGGTGCGGCCGGCCAGCGGGAAGAGCCGCGCCTGCAGCCAGGCCGGGATGGGCGCGCCCTGGGCCTTCAACTCCGCGTAGAGCGCGTCGTCGGAGCCGGGGGCAAAGAGTCCGGGCGTCGGCGCGGCGGCGTCCACCGGCAGGCGGGAGGCGTACTCGCGCTCCAGCTCGGGCAGACTTTGGTGGCCCAGCGCCGCCTTGGCCTCCAGCAGGGGGCGCAGCGGCGGGGTCTGGGCGGCCTGGGCGAGG harbors:
- a CDS encoding T9SS type A sorting domain-containing protein, which gives rise to MRSGHPLPHVLRASLWVPLLLSAGLAQAAQTPPLRPLLEAKAALGHQSLPELEREYASRLPVDAAAPTPGLFAPGSDDALYAELKAQGAPIPAWLQARLFPLAGRTQHAERDGGDGPDDATPVPDVSWGTTWTDTGTTVDKTDVLLNPLPAPPVQCDFGYFPTTSFSAPDAWYLLELEEATQVTLNSCRPGTTYDTALAILDSDLVPVAADDDIPVCDFGSWRSYLACCLEPGQYYVVVDGYSVASTGDYELDMSFAECPPDPCIGYQDDTVQAELPGVLSGDTSAGWDVLNNDGLREVGFDIDAGQGGIFTFDPCSENTVSDVRLYLYTANPCAGGTLVASSTWGSCTLGNPTAASLSNLTLAAGSYHLLVSSGGTEGPFELNVYTPCEGYNDQVATFTAPGLLTGTTSDGVNVYSGPGPDKGVDVTLPAAGFWDFDACQAGTATDVALYLFSTNPCEGGELLAQAGWSNCQVPAGAARLREVFLEAGTYHLMVSHTWTGSGAFEIQVAPTPDRPTQGGPDELGYTWISSLDPQGPEYGWVEIADTGQQLALSGDDGAVSIELPWAFPYYDFNYTSVQVSTNGYLAFTGPATPYWNGALPSSETPNDAIYALWNDLFVPGGESGALYTWDDPANGRFIVEWHNVQRLGQTANNSFQIILHSDGAIDVQYLELDPTDLHGATAGIENADGSIGLLVNYDGEGGFLGNELLISYVPQEGDFRAPWITHDAPLQDTETELPGGYPITAQITDETGVAQAHVLYALNGGAEQSVAMTQGAGDSWTASIPHQPAGTQVTYRLRAVDATEAANTRFTLNWGFSVVSYQWPPFGLSASDGLLSRTTLSWFHPVNPGLLSATFGADWPRSEAEAVQRLMREQGQSKEQALATWQALTRPAEREFIVYHVYRDGEPIAETTESVFEDNAGLGSEMDVTYTYTVTAEFTAGESAASNADTGYWGSPPSFGGPDAFGYMWINSENPSGPEFEWVDISGTGTPLGLTDDSNTGPIAIGFDFPFYDQSWSELYVGSNGYVTFGAGFTSLSPQPFPTPSDGWSPDNLIAMFWDDLNPGAGGTVYTRSEPERFIVQFQAVPPYGGGGGSYTFQLILNAGGIIQVNYLDMNENDLAWAGAGIENSTGTIGLQYYYQGEGALMADNVALIYTPSPSCGPVECTGTPETEPNEGWNDGNASFDVIRCFDTRCGTVLADGTNTDTDWYLYTHFGGDIIAQLRVSEFDGRLSLREFAQGGQVLASANTFPRCFNETITFHDLPGGAYYLVVEHDGDPDITTPQSYELSLTCLGDPCSGHVPVECVGTPEVEPNEGWNATPPNSSYGEIALGETVCGTTWANAGQRDMDWFRFTLTEPRTIHLSCAVDALDAALFLTDLDPAGSVLANVDDNLACAPEELTYENLPAGQYFVVIGNNSFDGVPVPQNYSLTLGLAGGPEDPCDNYVDVGNFHDIYQAARPAPLNTHHDGTGCPGAIDSPGRDEVIRLVLSQTTDLQISMHGDGDADEVLLLLGNCAQPESSCGAAADNNGAGPQGEILTLPNVPAGDYYVVADFAGQDETHSYGVMIIDMESGLGEGRELTFAVEPNYPNPFNPSTTIHWTQPALAAATLSVHDLRGALVEELDLGVRGAGRHQVTWDATRFGSGVYFCTLTAGGQSHTLKAVLLK